Proteins encoded within one genomic window of Geotalea daltonii FRC-32:
- a CDS encoding LysE family translocator, protein MTNIFLFLTASILLTLAPGPDNIYILTRGIAQGRNAALAAAFGFTTGLIGHTMVVAFGLAAVIRSSDLLFGVIKFAGAGYLLYLGYRTLRNREPLIVSDTTDQSSGLRRVYCQSVLANLLNPKVSLFFLSFLPQFIQPTLGHGELQALALGGLFMLETLVIFCLIALCSGNLGKWLRKRPAVSRHLNSAAGVTFIGIGLSLAFSERNA, encoded by the coding sequence ATGACGAATATCTTCCTGTTTCTCACGGCATCCATACTGCTCACCCTAGCTCCAGGCCCCGATAACATCTATATCCTCACCAGGGGCATAGCACAGGGGAGGAATGCCGCACTGGCCGCAGCTTTCGGCTTCACCACCGGGCTCATCGGCCATACCATGGTGGTGGCTTTCGGCCTGGCAGCAGTAATCCGCTCTTCCGACCTCCTCTTCGGCGTGATCAAGTTTGCCGGGGCCGGCTATCTGCTTTACCTGGGATACCGCACCCTGCGCAACCGGGAACCGCTCATTGTCAGCGACACCACTGATCAGTCTAGCGGCCTGCGCCGGGTGTACTGCCAGAGCGTCCTCGCCAATCTGCTCAACCCGAAGGTCTCCCTGTTCTTTCTTTCATTCCTGCCCCAGTTCATTCAACCGACGCTGGGGCATGGGGAACTCCAGGCACTGGCCCTGGGAGGCCTGTTCATGCTGGAGACGCTGGTCATCTTCTGCCTGATCGCACTCTGCTCCGGGAATCTCGGCAAATGGCTGAGGAAGCGGCCTGCGGTTAGCCGCCACCTGAACAGTGCCGCCGGAGTCACTTTTATCGGTATCGGCCTCAGTCTGGCCTTTTCGGAGCGCAACGCATGA
- a CDS encoding heavy metal translocating P-type ATPase, producing the protein MTKSRFRITGMSCVNCAARIEKGINETAGVDSASVNFPLEELTVEHDPKQLSADAITAKVKELGYTARPLGAAGELRFGVRGLHCASCVATLEKKLLSLAGISHATVNLAQQSAWVKYDPGMLVRADIYNQVREAGYEPVEEEDASAEQQKDLTRQRNLFIFSLLASLPIMFTMTWHHNPLIGWMNLVLASAVQFTAGLTFYSGAFHALKNKSANMDVLVALGTSAAYFYSLFAFFGAFGAHGEIFFETSAMLIAFIRLGKYLEARARGKAGEALKKLLRLQADKARLLVDGEEREVAASTIRVGDTLLVRPGETIAVDGVVVAGQSSVDESMVSGESLPVEKSPGQPVTGATVNGRGPLTIKATRVGEDTLLAQIVRMVQEAQADKAPIQRFADRISAVFVPVVLVLALLTFLGWYLFTDEAFLFAFKLAITVVVIACPCAMGLATPTAIMVGSGVGLNRCILIKRGSVLENISRIQALLLDKTGTLTRGKPELTDLVPAPAVNEDRLLEHLMAAESLSTHPLAQAAMEYGKARGIAPQVVTDYQERGGFGISCIYKGSRLLAGNERLVAEGAIATELLDNAAAQLAAEGKSLIFVALGDRLIGVAAFADRLKETSTTAVRELKQMGIATFMITGDHRDVAAAVSRLAGVDGFEAEVLPDRKQQVVKEYQAKGLYVGMVGDGINDAPALAQADIGIAIGGGTDVAKETGDVILVRDDLLDVVRAIKLGRGTLAKVKQNLFWALFYNVLGIPVAAGLLYYPLHITLKPEFAGLAMAFSSVSVVTNSILLKRINHKL; encoded by the coding sequence ATGACCAAAAGCAGGTTCAGGATAACCGGCATGTCCTGTGTCAATTGCGCTGCCAGGATAGAAAAAGGGATCAATGAAACGGCTGGAGTGGACAGCGCCTCCGTCAATTTCCCGCTGGAAGAACTGACCGTAGAGCATGACCCGAAACAACTTTCTGCGGACGCCATCACGGCAAAAGTCAAGGAACTGGGCTACACTGCCCGGCCGCTCGGCGCTGCCGGAGAACTTCGCTTCGGCGTCAGGGGCCTCCATTGCGCCTCCTGTGTCGCCACACTGGAGAAGAAACTCCTCTCCCTTGCCGGCATTTCCCACGCCACGGTCAACCTGGCCCAGCAATCAGCCTGGGTCAAATACGATCCGGGGATGCTGGTACGTGCCGATATTTACAATCAGGTACGAGAGGCCGGTTACGAACCAGTGGAAGAAGAGGATGCATCGGCAGAGCAGCAGAAGGACCTGACCCGGCAGCGGAACCTGTTCATCTTCAGCCTGCTCGCTTCCCTGCCGATCATGTTCACCATGACCTGGCACCACAATCCGCTGATCGGCTGGATGAACCTGGTGCTGGCCAGTGCGGTGCAGTTTACCGCCGGCCTTACCTTTTACTCAGGCGCCTTTCATGCCCTGAAGAATAAAAGCGCCAATATGGATGTGCTGGTGGCGCTCGGCACCTCCGCTGCCTACTTCTATTCCCTGTTCGCCTTTTTCGGCGCCTTCGGCGCCCATGGTGAAATATTCTTCGAAACCTCGGCCATGCTCATCGCCTTCATCCGCCTGGGCAAATACCTGGAAGCACGGGCGCGGGGCAAGGCGGGAGAAGCTTTGAAGAAACTGCTCCGCCTCCAGGCCGATAAGGCAAGGCTGTTGGTCGATGGAGAGGAGCGCGAGGTGGCTGCCTCCACCATCCGGGTAGGAGACACGCTGCTGGTTCGTCCGGGCGAAACGATAGCCGTAGATGGCGTGGTGGTGGCAGGTCAATCGAGCGTCGATGAATCAATGGTCAGCGGCGAATCGCTACCGGTGGAAAAGAGCCCGGGCCAACCGGTCACCGGCGCCACCGTCAACGGTCGCGGTCCCCTTACCATCAAAGCCACACGGGTCGGCGAAGACACCCTCCTTGCCCAGATCGTCCGAATGGTCCAGGAGGCCCAGGCCGACAAAGCCCCAATCCAGAGATTTGCCGACCGCATCTCTGCCGTTTTCGTGCCGGTGGTGCTGGTTCTGGCCCTTCTCACCTTCCTCGGCTGGTACCTTTTCACCGACGAAGCTTTCCTCTTCGCCTTCAAACTGGCCATCACCGTCGTCGTCATTGCCTGCCCCTGCGCCATGGGACTTGCCACGCCAACCGCGATCATGGTCGGCAGCGGTGTCGGGCTCAACCGGTGCATCCTCATCAAGCGCGGCTCGGTCCTGGAAAATATTTCCCGAATCCAGGCACTGCTCCTGGACAAGACCGGTACCCTGACCCGCGGCAAACCCGAACTCACCGATCTTGTCCCCGCCCCCGCCGTCAATGAAGACAGGCTGCTGGAGCACCTGATGGCAGCCGAATCCCTCTCCACCCACCCACTGGCACAGGCGGCCATGGAATACGGCAAGGCAAGGGGGATCGCGCCTCAAGTTGTAACAGACTACCAGGAGCGGGGTGGTTTCGGTATCTCCTGCATCTATAAGGGATCAAGGCTGCTGGCAGGAAATGAACGACTTGTGGCAGAAGGGGCAATAGCCACGGAATTACTGGACAACGCTGCCGCACAGCTGGCGGCTGAGGGGAAATCGTTGATCTTTGTGGCGCTTGGAGACCGGCTGATCGGTGTCGCCGCCTTTGCCGATCGCCTCAAGGAAACTTCCACCACTGCCGTCAGGGAACTGAAACAGATGGGAATCGCCACTTTCATGATTACCGGCGACCACCGGGACGTGGCCGCTGCCGTCTCCCGTCTGGCCGGCGTCGACGGTTTCGAGGCAGAGGTCCTCCCCGACCGGAAACAGCAGGTGGTCAAGGAATATCAGGCAAAAGGTCTCTATGTGGGAATGGTAGGGGACGGCATCAACGACGCCCCGGCCCTGGCCCAGGCCGATATAGGCATCGCGATTGGCGGCGGCACCGACGTTGCCAAGGAGACCGGCGATGTCATCCTGGTCAGGGACGACCTGCTGGATGTGGTTCGCGCCATAAAACTGGGCAGGGGGACGCTGGCCAAGGTGAAACAGAATCTTTTCTGGGCGCTGTTTTACAATGTGCTGGGAATACCCGTTGCCGCCGGCCTGCTTTACTACCCGTTGCACATCACCCTGAAACCGGAATTTGCCGGTCTGGCCATGGCCTTCTCCTCGGTGTCCGTTGTCACTAACTCGATCCTGCTGAAAAGGATCAACCACAAGCTATGA
- a CDS encoding AI-2E family transporter → MRETPERKSFLSHVLVASLALLLLSGYFIHHTLSALLTSLVLAYLLNPLLKYLELKGLGRLPALGIIYVALAAILTVSSFILAPYLGHQLQTLKDTIPYYVLNLKGELTQWQFQLSPYYSGEEGIWLLQRGKESFDRMTQALSGLGYNRLTAIFYGIFNLILAPILIFFMLLYKQMCKDMVKRLIPLGHRRQMIDLGRRINSSLERFIIGMAIDCTLVAILTAFALWMLDIQFAVLNGLLAGFASVVPILGVTIAVIPPLLIGYAQTGDISVIAKVCLLYFIINVIIEGNLIKPLVMRHTLRLNPLVVIFAVMAMGELMGFWGIVLAIPLAAVVKICAGEFRNRGTP, encoded by the coding sequence ATGAGGGAGACGCCGGAAAGAAAAAGTTTTCTGTCGCATGTTCTCGTGGCGTCGCTGGCACTGCTGCTTCTTTCAGGGTATTTCATTCATCATACCCTATCCGCCCTGCTCACCTCGCTGGTACTCGCTTATCTGCTAAACCCGCTCCTCAAATACCTGGAGCTAAAAGGACTCGGCAGACTACCGGCACTTGGCATCATCTATGTGGCTCTGGCAGCCATTCTGACCGTCTCGTCCTTCATTCTGGCCCCCTATCTTGGCCATCAGCTGCAGACGCTCAAGGATACCATCCCGTACTACGTGCTGAACCTGAAGGGCGAGCTGACTCAGTGGCAGTTTCAGCTGTCCCCTTACTACAGCGGTGAAGAAGGCATCTGGCTTCTGCAAAGGGGCAAGGAATCCTTTGACCGGATGACACAGGCGCTTTCCGGCCTGGGTTACAACCGCCTCACCGCCATATTTTACGGCATTTTCAATCTGATCCTGGCCCCGATCCTGATTTTCTTCATGCTGCTTTACAAGCAGATGTGCAAGGACATGGTCAAAAGGTTGATTCCGCTGGGGCACCGTCGGCAGATGATTGACCTGGGCAGGAGGATCAATAGCTCCCTGGAGCGTTTCATCATCGGCATGGCCATTGACTGCACCCTGGTTGCAATCCTCACCGCCTTTGCCCTATGGATGCTGGACATCCAGTTCGCAGTGCTCAACGGGCTTTTAGCCGGCTTTGCCTCCGTTGTGCCCATTTTGGGCGTGACTATTGCCGTTATCCCCCCGTTGCTCATCGGCTATGCCCAGACCGGAGACATTTCCGTCATCGCCAAGGTCTGCCTGCTCTACTTCATCATCAACGTCATTATCGAAGGTAACCTGATCAAGCCGCTGGTCATGAGGCACACCCTGCGTCTCAATCCCCTGGTCGTAATTTTCGCCGTTATGGCCATGGGGGAACTGATGGGATTCTGGGGTATCGTGCTGGCCATACCGCTGGCGGCGGTAGTGAAAATCTGCGCCGGCGAATTCAGGAACAGGGGGACACCATGA
- a CDS encoding AI-2E family transporter, translated as MSPQRSVSSRAVTAILITAAIVAAGYALRHTVSCFLLSFIIAYLLDPAVVALERRRIPRTYGIIILYLTLALISVFCIIYILPFTTLAWESLLRDLPGYVQKGKDLILGGKGELQPAFGNEEWLWLMDTIWTNMDKLYEKLSAGVYAAAANVVFNLFNLILSPILVFFMLYYKHQIIDECVSWLPAERSETIRAIGREINASVGGYIRGQLIVSVIVAVLSTIALFLLGIDYAILNGIFAGLASILPFIGVILATLPPLFFAYVEFQSGVVLIKVAASFAVIYFLEGYVVKPLVFQESMDLNPLLTIIVVMAFGELLGFWGIILAIPLAAAFKIVSAQIRRDSFAREP; from the coding sequence ATGTCTCCACAACGGTCAGTTTCCAGCAGAGCAGTAACAGCCATCCTGATAACCGCGGCCATCGTTGCCGCAGGATATGCCCTTCGCCACACAGTTTCCTGCTTTCTCCTCTCCTTTATCATCGCCTATCTGCTCGATCCGGCGGTAGTTGCCCTGGAGCGAAGACGAATACCCCGCACCTACGGCATCATCATCCTATACCTGACGCTCGCCCTCATTTCCGTCTTCTGCATCATCTATATTCTCCCATTTACCACTCTTGCCTGGGAATCACTGCTCAGGGATCTACCCGGTTATGTGCAGAAGGGGAAGGACCTGATCCTTGGTGGCAAGGGTGAACTACAACCTGCTTTCGGCAATGAGGAATGGCTCTGGCTAATGGACACCATCTGGACCAACATGGACAAGCTCTATGAAAAGCTCAGCGCCGGGGTCTACGCTGCCGCAGCCAATGTGGTTTTCAATCTGTTCAACCTGATCCTTTCGCCGATCCTGGTCTTTTTCATGCTCTATTACAAGCATCAGATCATCGACGAATGTGTCAGCTGGCTCCCTGCTGAGCGTAGCGAAACCATACGCGCCATCGGCCGGGAAATTAATGCCAGTGTCGGCGGCTATATCAGAGGCCAGCTGATAGTCTCGGTCATCGTCGCCGTCCTTTCCACCATCGCCCTCTTTCTGCTCGGTATCGACTATGCCATTCTGAACGGCATCTTTGCCGGCCTCGCCTCAATCCTGCCGTTCATCGGTGTGATACTGGCCACCCTGCCCCCCCTCTTTTTCGCCTATGTGGAATTTCAGAGCGGGGTTGTGCTCATCAAAGTTGCGGCATCGTTTGCCGTCATCTACTTTCTGGAAGGTTACGTGGTCAAGCCGCTGGTGTTCCAGGAATCCATGGATCTGAACCCGCTTCTTACCATCATTGTCGTCATGGCCTTTGGCGAACTGCTCGGTTTCTGGGGAATCATCCTCGCCATCCCTCTAGCCGCCGCCTTCAAGATCGTTTCCGCACAAATCCGCCGCGACAGCTTTGCCAGGGAACCGTGA
- a CDS encoding UPF0158 family protein, which produces MGVMRDMEIVWDDLLDAFENPDPEMIYFLDRQTGEVFYVPADYEDDAFWDEIDADQERYLTIPYFDYDQERQLLHEFIKGVANEKLKTVLNRAFIGKSPYGRLDEILSFYPEELERLASIKEQLLATRVGQWLEEHDIYPSAEPL; this is translated from the coding sequence ATGGGCGTTATGCGGGATATGGAAATCGTTTGGGATGATCTGCTCGATGCATTTGAAAATCCCGACCCTGAAATGATCTACTTCCTGGACCGGCAGACCGGAGAAGTGTTCTATGTCCCTGCCGACTACGAGGACGACGCATTCTGGGATGAAATCGACGCAGACCAGGAGCGCTACCTGACCATCCCCTACTTCGATTATGATCAGGAAAGGCAGCTGCTCCACGAATTCATCAAGGGCGTGGCCAACGAAAAGCTGAAAACGGTTCTCAACAGGGCGTTCATCGGCAAGAGCCCATACGGCCGCCTTGACGAGATCCTTTCCTTTTACCCCGAAGAACTGGAACGGCTGGCCTCGATCAAGGAACAATTACTGGCGACCAGGGTCGGGCAATGGCTTGAAGAACACGACATATACCCGTCCGCAGAGCCTCTGTAA
- a CDS encoding UDP-2,3-diacylglucosamine diphosphatase, whose amino-acid sequence MRRIFIADAHLRNEADDNYRMLLRFLSTLEGNTETLYILGDLFEFWIGSPHTVFPHYQPVLEQLLRLAQLGTRIVYFEGNHDFHMGTYFTETLQAEVHPGPAIVNIDGKRVFLCHGDQINHRDYGYTLLRAVLHSHVSKLMIPLAPVALTSFIAERMSRQSSRKHGSRSLRWDYPAIIRRFARHQFKRGCDTVICGHFHMPFIERSGSDDDRILLSLGDWINQYSYAELVDGHLSLRVFS is encoded by the coding sequence ATGCGCAGAATATTCATTGCCGATGCCCACCTGAGAAACGAAGCCGACGACAACTATCGGATGCTGCTTCGTTTCCTTTCAACCCTTGAGGGTAATACCGAAACCCTTTACATTCTTGGCGACCTCTTCGAATTCTGGATCGGCAGCCCACATACCGTTTTTCCCCATTATCAGCCGGTGCTGGAGCAGTTGCTCCGGCTGGCGCAGCTTGGGACGCGCATCGTCTACTTCGAGGGGAATCATGACTTTCACATGGGCACGTATTTTACCGAAACACTGCAGGCAGAGGTCCATCCCGGACCCGCTATCGTCAACATTGACGGGAAGAGGGTTTTTCTCTGCCATGGCGATCAGATCAACCACCGGGACTATGGCTACACTCTGCTCCGAGCTGTATTACACAGCCACGTCAGCAAATTAATGATTCCCCTGGCGCCTGTTGCACTCACTTCCTTCATTGCCGAACGCATGTCGCGGCAAAGCAGCAGGAAGCATGGCAGTCGCAGTTTGAGATGGGATTATCCAGCGATCATCAGGCGCTTTGCCCGTCACCAGTTCAAGCGGGGCTGCGATACCGTCATATGCGGCCATTTTCATATGCCGTTTATTGAGAGATCCGGTTCGGATGATGACAGGATTCTCCTCTCCCTGGGGGACTGGATCAACCAGTATTCCTATGCCGAATTGGTGGATGGCCACCTGTCCCTGAGGGTCTTCAGTTGA
- a CDS encoding YkgJ family cysteine cluster protein: MECSRCGTCCVAPDISSLKKPLATRCIHLDTDQRCSRYETRPVVCRSYRSDDICRLIDAPDLEERVKNYLRLFGLA; this comes from the coding sequence GTGGAATGTTCAAGATGCGGTACTTGCTGTGTTGCGCCTGACATAAGCTCGTTGAAAAAACCGTTGGCCACCCGCTGTATCCACCTCGATACCGACCAGCGCTGCAGCCGCTATGAGACTCGTCCTGTAGTGTGCCGCAGCTACCGCTCCGATGATATCTGCCGGTTGATAGATGCTCCCGACCTGGAAGAACGGGTAAAAAATTATCTGAGGCTGTTCGGTCTTGCTTGA
- a CDS encoding penicillin-binding transpeptidase domain-containing protein produces MQDLKHLSKKKRLHRLNLRKQQDTPASDLSAAIKEPPAEKKRLRLALPIIALLLASYPIFNLLISAKTALSSVSKSSMEAAKKPDIYKELDNWRSFQLAADMLPSSSLTNDHLSAALPDGGTVVYAIDEPLQRRITNLMEDFKVPYGAFVAIEPKTGKILALASHSSINPAWEKSSCFNLYPMASLFKIITATAALEQKKVSPDTVFAFNGRLTSENPKYWYVKAHGKNQELPLSIAMGKSVNPVFGRLASDVVGKDSLISCAERFGFNQLLFPGTPVIPSRAAIPQTDSELKLMGAGLGREVKISPVHAAAVMAAIANGGIMMAPSLVEEVKNPQGNAVFSHKPEQLKRLVAPEVTGQLSRMLSTTVNSGTSRRAFHDRRGRPMLASINIAAKTGSINGNDPAGHYSWFAAYAPIEDPQIALVALVINQNKWRIKASNVGEKALEAFFKR; encoded by the coding sequence ATGCAAGATCTAAAACACCTATCGAAAAAAAAGCGATTACATCGCCTCAACCTGCGCAAACAACAAGACACCCCTGCATCCGATTTATCCGCTGCCATCAAGGAACCTCCAGCAGAAAAAAAGAGGCTGCGGCTGGCACTGCCGATTATCGCCCTGCTCCTTGCCAGCTACCCGATTTTCAACCTGCTCATCTCGGCGAAAACGGCTCTATCAAGTGTTAGCAAAAGCAGCATGGAAGCAGCTAAAAAGCCGGATATCTACAAGGAGCTTGATAACTGGCGGTCTTTCCAGCTGGCGGCAGACATGCTTCCTTCATCGAGCCTGACAAATGACCATCTCAGCGCCGCCTTGCCCGATGGAGGCACTGTCGTCTATGCCATCGATGAACCATTGCAAAGACGTATCACCAATTTGATGGAAGATTTTAAGGTGCCCTACGGCGCTTTTGTCGCCATTGAGCCGAAGACCGGCAAAATCCTGGCACTGGCAAGCCACTCCAGCATTAATCCCGCCTGGGAAAAAAGTTCCTGCTTCAATCTCTATCCCATGGCCTCACTTTTCAAGATAATCACGGCTACTGCAGCCCTGGAGCAGAAAAAGGTCTCGCCAGACACCGTCTTCGCCTTCAACGGCAGACTTACCTCTGAGAACCCCAAATATTGGTATGTAAAGGCGCACGGCAAAAACCAGGAACTGCCTTTGTCCATCGCCATGGGCAAATCGGTAAATCCGGTATTCGGCAGGCTGGCCAGCGATGTGGTCGGCAAAGACTCCCTGATCTCCTGTGCTGAGCGCTTCGGATTCAACCAGCTGCTTTTCCCCGGCACACCGGTAATTCCCAGCAGGGCAGCTATACCACAGACGGACAGTGAGTTGAAACTTATGGGTGCAGGCCTCGGTCGAGAGGTAAAGATCTCTCCCGTTCATGCCGCAGCAGTAATGGCGGCCATTGCAAATGGCGGCATCATGATGGCACCTTCGTTGGTGGAAGAGGTGAAGAACCCACAGGGAAATGCTGTTTTCAGCCATAAGCCCGAACAGCTGAAGCGTCTGGTAGCACCGGAAGTAACCGGCCAGCTGAGCCGCATGTTATCAACCACCGTCAACAGCGGCACCTCCCGCCGGGCCTTCCATGACAGGCGCGGCCGGCCCATGCTGGCCTCGATCAACATTGCTGCCAAAACCGGTTCAATTAACGGCAATGATCCTGCCGGTCACTACAGCTGGTTCGCAGCCTATGCCCCCATCGAAGATCCACAGATTGCCCTGGTTGCCCTGGTCATAAACCAGAACAAGTGGCGGATCAAAGCCTCAAACGTGGGAGAGAAGGCGCTGGAAGCGTTTTTCAAGAGGTAG
- a CDS encoding YihY/virulence factor BrkB family protein: MKNAADIISFFTKDLWNLNPDAYGGIKRYWVKYLQIMALVIKNFWDDNCLLRASALSFTTILSIVPFFALTFAVLKGFDVQNKVEPYILEQVTAGSEELVDKIVTYINNTNMTSMGTIGLATLVVTAITLLGNIEEAFNVIWGVKGTRSLQRKFSDYLSVLLSGPLLMLAAISVTTTLQSQSVVRWLLQTSYLGDVLLFSFRLIPYISVWLALFFLYILIPNTRVKAKSALIGGVLAGTVWQAAQWGYLYFQVGVGKYNAIYGTLALLPIFMVWIYTSWVIVLFGVEVVAAHQNIKTFRHEFRTQQISPAMMDLLALSILQEVATAFHLGSPPLTKERLAESLDVPIRLVRELLIQLTDSGYLIRSAGELSSYYPARELEQIPVNEVLSSLRGYGDRDWIEKVARQEELSHEILIRANNAADAALAGLTMKDLISTRKIS; the protein is encoded by the coding sequence ATGAAAAACGCTGCCGACATCATATCATTCTTCACCAAAGATCTTTGGAACCTGAATCCCGATGCCTATGGCGGCATTAAGCGCTATTGGGTTAAATATTTGCAGATAATGGCCCTGGTGATCAAAAATTTCTGGGATGACAATTGCCTGTTGCGTGCCTCTGCCCTTTCCTTCACCACGATTTTGTCCATAGTACCTTTTTTTGCCCTTACCTTTGCCGTCCTCAAGGGTTTCGACGTTCAGAACAAAGTGGAACCTTACATACTCGAACAGGTGACGGCCGGCTCGGAAGAGCTGGTGGACAAGATCGTCACTTACATCAACAACACCAACATGACCTCCATGGGAACGATCGGCCTTGCCACCCTGGTGGTAACGGCCATAACCCTGCTCGGCAACATTGAGGAAGCTTTCAATGTCATCTGGGGGGTCAAGGGAACCAGGAGCCTGCAGCGAAAGTTCAGCGACTACCTGAGCGTGCTCCTCAGCGGGCCGCTCCTCATGCTGGCGGCGATCAGCGTGACCACTACCCTGCAGAGCCAATCGGTGGTGCGCTGGCTGCTCCAGACCAGCTACCTGGGGGATGTGCTGCTGTTCTCTTTCCGTCTCATACCCTATATCAGCGTCTGGCTGGCCCTTTTCTTCCTTTATATATTAATTCCCAATACAAGGGTCAAAGCCAAATCGGCTTTGATCGGCGGAGTCCTGGCCGGCACTGTTTGGCAGGCGGCCCAGTGGGGATATTTGTATTTCCAGGTCGGCGTTGGCAAGTACAACGCCATATATGGCACGTTGGCCCTGCTCCCGATTTTCATGGTCTGGATCTATACCAGCTGGGTGATTGTCCTCTTCGGTGTCGAAGTGGTAGCCGCCCACCAGAATATCAAGACCTTCCGCCATGAGTTTCGCACCCAGCAAATCAGTCCTGCCATGATGGATCTGCTCGCCCTGTCCATACTCCAGGAAGTGGCCACCGCTTTCCATCTCGGCAGCCCACCACTGACCAAGGAGCGCCTGGCCGAATCCCTGGACGTACCGATCAGGCTGGTGAGGGAACTCCTTATCCAGCTGACCGATTCGGGATACCTGATAAGATCCGCCGGTGAGCTGTCCTCCTACTACCCCGCCAGGGAGCTTGAGCAAATCCCTGTCAATGAAGTACTGTCATCACTCAGAGGTTATGGCGATCGTGATTGGATTGAAAAGGTTGCCAGACAGGAGGAGCTGTCCCATGAGATACTGATCCGTGCCAATAATGCAGCTGACGCGGCACTTGCCGGCTTGACCATGAAAGACCTGATCTCTACCAGGAAGATAAGCTGA
- a CDS encoding YtxH domain-containing protein produces MSDEENGLSAGTVILSFLAGAAVGAGVALLVAPKTGEELRATIRDLADDAVDKIKEYASEAQDKIRSSYEEGKDMIMEKKSILSSAIEAGKDAMEREKEKYKEV; encoded by the coding sequence ATGTCCGATGAAGAAAATGGTTTGAGTGCGGGAACAGTAATCCTTTCATTCCTGGCTGGAGCAGCAGTTGGCGCAGGGGTGGCATTGCTGGTGGCCCCGAAAACAGGCGAGGAATTAAGGGCGACAATCAGGGATCTGGCCGATGATGCGGTGGACAAAATCAAGGAGTATGCCTCTGAAGCCCAGGACAAGATCAGATCCTCCTATGAAGAAGGCAAGGATATGATCATGGAGAAGAAATCGATTCTATCTTCGGCAATAGAAGCTGGAAAAGATGCCATGGAGCGGGAAAAAGAAAAATACAAGGAAGTTTAA
- a CDS encoding DUF948 domain-containing protein, whose translation MVVIGISVTIMAITLVVLACFMIPAFVEIRKTAAASREFLACVEKDIKPVLQNLQDTLTDLKIITEEASSKIEDVGLFMEELGNAGRTMRTVNSVVGGVTGLMGKTSLWMTGAKVAGKILVDQIIKKRG comes from the coding sequence ATGGTAGTCATCGGCATTTCTGTGACAATAATGGCAATAACACTGGTCGTACTTGCCTGTTTTATGATCCCGGCGTTCGTTGAAATCAGAAAAACAGCCGCTGCCTCGCGTGAATTTCTGGCCTGCGTGGAAAAAGATATAAAGCCGGTTTTACAAAATCTGCAGGATACTTTGACAGATCTGAAAATCATTACTGAAGAAGCATCGAGCAAAATAGAGGATGTGGGCCTTTTCATGGAAGAGCTGGGCAATGCCGGCCGTACCATGCGCACCGTCAATAGCGTAGTCGGCGGAGTAACCGGTCTCATGGGCAAAACCTCTTTGTGGATGACCGGGGCAAAGGTTGCTGGAAAAATCTTAGTTGATCAGATCATAAAAAAAAGGGGGTAA